The genomic region tgtttgtcAAATAATTTCACTATGTCGCTGTCTGTTTGTGTAACAACCAATGTTGAAGTCCGCTGGTCAAAGCACAACGACTGAGGACTTTTCAGTCCATTTGATGATTTCACTATTTCACCAATTTTATTTCCATCCTGTCCAATCTGGACAACACTATTAGAACCGTGTCCACACACAGACAGGTTGCCTCTTCCATCTGAACAAACTCCTGTTGTAATTGACAACTCTGAAGCAGTATAAATGTTCGTATGTCTCGCATTCACATCAAGATTTATAAGGCCTTTAGCCTGACATGTTACAAACGTTTCCTTTCCAGTATCACTGAAAGCAATATGCCGACTCCACTGAAACAGACTGTTCCCGGTAATGTTTTGTGAAACTTTCTGCAGTAAGTTTCCTGTCATATCGTATATATACAATGATTTGCCGTAATCAGTTATATACAATTTATCTCCCTTGTAAGCGATACCAAAGCATTTATGGGTCAGCTTTATCTGGCGTGTAGGCGTCATCTGATCTGCAAGGGACACAAATTGAACAGTGTTGTTCGTCAAAGTGACGGCCGCTTCTTGCTTACCTATACAGCATACACTGTAAGGCTGATCTGGTAGGTTACAATAATCCAGTACTGGCGTTGTGACATTGTTTGCTCTTTTTAGTGTTTTATTGGAGAAGTCAGCCATAAGCAGTGCACCATCTTCCGTTAAGCAGGAACCATGTACCCAACAGGATGACGCATCACtttgcattttgatattcaaTTCTCTTATTGCTTTAATTGCATACATCGATGTCCTTTGTTGGAAATGTGTGGAAACATCGTGGTTGACTGAAGCAAGTGTCttacaatttaataaaatattacgTATAGCTGAATCAGGAGCGAACGATATCTTTGCATCATTTGTTAATCGTAGTGAGCGAGAAATCTCTTCAGTTTGAGTGATTATACACTGTGCAGCTTTCAAGGAAACAAATTGTTGGGCTCTGTTCCCTTCTGCTTTCTCCAGACTCTCCTCAGCGTGTTTTAAAAAGTCCAATTCATCTTCTGCTCCTTTTTTTCTCCTCTAATTGTAGCTTTTTCTGTCTGAACTGttcttcaatttcttttaaaGATTCTTTCTCGAGAGATTTTAAAAGCGTTTCCATCTCTTTTCCGAAATCTTTTATCTCGTTTTCAGCCTCTGTTTTAGATTTGATTAACCTTTCAATAAGCGCTTCcctatttgttttaatttctttcatCGTCATCTTCATGTCTTGTAACTTCCGGTCCATTTTACCTGCGTCAGATTTGCTGAGAAGGTTATCGATAACGTCCGGTATAAGGTGGACGTCTGAACAACTCCTGTAAAAGTAAAGTATTGATCAAATTTAATAatgattgaaataattttaacaaaatgtttttgtacgTGGATGTAAATGTATGGAAACATAATTTATACCTGTCTCAAGCGTGTGATATATTTGTAGTTTGTCTTAAAGAACTCAGTGACTTTGACTATGGGGACAGAGCGTCTAGCAAAACGTGGATAAACATTCAACTTTCTCAGAATTGAAACTAGTGTAATACGAGTATTTTCAAATGGCAGCTACATTGTAATGTAGGATGTTACTTTTCAAAATGGTAAGATTTACTGGTTCCCAGCTTGTAATGTTCGTGCAGAATGAGTAGCAAGACCAATCGTATTTACTTATTACCTGGGCCGAGACTGTGATCGGTCAGCTACTTTATTGGTAGGAGTAATTATATCAGCGTGGCAACCTTACCTTAGTAACCCTAACCTAGAGCTCCCATCCAAACATATTTACTCTATAATAgattagaaaaagtggaaactccacaggtctcCCGATTTATAAGGCTCGGTTTGACCGGttaccgtccacgctctctagtCTTGGtgtagcagaactcaacatttgcacctgttacaagtaccaaaaaagAATTTGCatacagatgtgttcatacagcTGTGTAAAAAAGAATTTGCatacagatgtgttcatacagctgtgtacatggaaccttcaatggtaCAGAGAgggcaattccatgaaaagcggcttaTGGTTGAAATAATGGACTTGTCCTAAAGGaaaaaaacaatggacagaactagaTAAACttgaatttagagaggggatctaaGGTTATGTAGcgtgcatatcacagaaactgccaaaagacaaaattaacaagTGATCGAGTATTGCAGTGgtaatacagaagtcccctagcggaaaaaataaacaattttacttgaccttgaacagtgaccATGATCTTTGACCGACACCATGGGTCAAGtgcgtgacacattgtcttatcatggggaatatttctgtgaaatactaaAAATCTTCCAGCTCTATTAAAACTTAAAGAACAGAAACAAATTCTACTTGatttgaacagtgaccttgaccattaaccgacaagcatagatcatgcgttgagacacattgtctcatcatgggaagcGTTTTGTGTACCACTTAATTTATCCATCAATACATATAAAAGTTTTGGGactgaaacaatttttacttgaccttctgttgagactttgacctttggcctacaaGCATAGGTCTTGTACCAGCAAAATCTACATATTGCCTTCTTTTTACATACTAAGTTGTATGAaactagcttgaatactttttgact from Mercenaria mercenaria strain notata unplaced genomic scaffold, MADL_Memer_1 contig_4134, whole genome shotgun sequence harbors:
- the LOC128553631 gene encoding uncharacterized protein LOC128553631 isoform X1, which encodes MYAIKAIRELNIKMQSDASSCWVHGSCLTEDGALLMADFSNKTLKRANNVTTPVLDYCNLPDQPYSVCCIGKQEAAVTLTNNTVQFVSLADQMTPTRQIKLTHKCFGIAYKGDKLYITDYGKSLYIYDMTGNLLQKVSQNITGNSLFQWSRHIAFSDTGKETFVTCQAKGLINLDVNARHTNIYTASELSITTGVCSDGRGNLSVCGHGSNSVVQIGQDGNKIGEIVKSSNGLKSPQSLCFDQRTSTLVVTQTDSDIVKLFDKQ
- the LOC128553631 gene encoding uncharacterized protein LOC128553631 isoform X2; protein product: MYCENHDVVGCTSCIALDHRSCSDVHLIPDVIDNLLSKSDAGKMDRKLQDMKMTMKEIKTNREALIERLIKSKTEAENEIKDFGKEMETLLKSLEKESLKEIEEQFRQKKLQLEEKKRSRR